The Flavobacterium sp. 1 genome contains the following window.
AAATCAAATACAACTCCTTTTTTATAAATGTTAAATGAATAACTTTACGGCAAATTTCAACAACGCAAAAAATGCATTTCATTTCACAAGATTTAGAAGATTATATCGAACAGCATTCTGAAAAAGAACCCGAATTATTAGCTGCGCTTAATAAAGAAACTTACCAAAAAATATTATTACCGCGAATGTTAAGCGGACATTTTCAAGGCAGAGTTTTAAGCATGCTCTCCAAATTGATTCGGCCCGTGAATATTCTGGAGATTGGAACTTACACAGGTTATTCGGCTTTGTGTTTATGCGAAGGCATGCAAGAGAATGGTCAGTTGCACACAATCGACATCAAGGAAGAATTGGTTGATTTTCAGCGCAAGCATTTTGACAAATCACCTTGGGGAAAGCAGATTGTACAACATCTTGGCGAAGCCATTGCCATTATTCCCAATCTGGA
Protein-coding sequences here:
- a CDS encoding O-methyltransferase: MHFISQDLEDYIEQHSEKEPELLAALNKETYQKILLPRMLSGHFQGRVLSMLSKLIRPVNILEIGTYTGYSALCLCEGMQENGQLHTIDIKEELVDFQRKHFDKSPWGKQIVQHLGEAIAIIPNLDLKFDLVFIDADKENYLNYFEMILPKMNKGGIILSDNVLWSGKVLEPIHPNDISTKILVEYNQLLKEDPRVETVLLPIRDGLTVSRVL